A genomic window from Salvia hispanica cultivar TCC Black 2014 chromosome 5, UniMelb_Shisp_WGS_1.0, whole genome shotgun sequence includes:
- the LOC125186752 gene encoding cytochrome P450 71A6-like, with amino-acid sequence MVSLSLLSIALLTTPLFLFFLRTWRRRHAPSSPRNPPPSPPKLPVLGNLHQMGSFPHKALHSFSHRYGPLMLLHFGRVPVLVASSAEAAREIMKTQDLTFSNRPRLNIPGRLLYNYKDVAFAPYGEYWRRTRSICVLQLLSAKRVQSYRRLREEETSLMVEKITQLGSSTAVVNLSDALMSLTNDIICRVALGKKHGGGRNFSELLAEFEELIGVSPLWECIPWLNWTRRFDGLDRRIDRVTKAFDEFLEIVIQEHRDREEREDIDDGGFDFVDILLQFQRDSQSSSPFEDDSIKALILNMFVAGTDTSATTIEWTMVELIRNPRTMKTLQNEVRKVVESKGIIEEDDIEKMPYLKAVIKESLRLHLPVPLLIPRESTHDTKVLGYDVASGTRVLINAWAIARDPCLWEKPEEFYPERFLDTSIDYKGLHFELIPFGSGRRGCPGITFAVAIAELAIAKLVHKFDLRLPDGLNENGMDMNETSGLTIRKKNPLLVIATPVC; translated from the exons ATGGTGTCTCTCTCACTCTTATCCATTGCGCTTCTCACCACAcctctcttcctcttcttcctccgcACATGGCGCCGCCGTCACGCCCCATCATCCCCGAGAAATCCGCCTCCGTCACCGCCAAAGCTTCCAGTGCTCGGAAACCTCCACCAGATGGGCTCATTCCCCCACAAAGCTCTCCACTCATTCTCCCACCGCTACGGCCCGCTCATGCTCCTCCACTTCGGCCGTGTGCCCGTCCTCGTAGCCTCCTCGGCCGAGGCAGCGCGTGAGATCATGAAAACACAGGACCTGACCTTCTCGAACCGGCCCAGATTAAACATCCCGGGAAGGCTCCTCTACAACTATAAAGACGTGGCGTTTGCTCCCTACGGCGAGTACTGGCGCCGGACCCGCAGCATCTGCGTGCTTCAGCTGCTCAGCGCCAAAAGGGTTCAGTCCTACCGCCGCCTCAGAGAGGAGGAGACATCGCTCATGGTCGAGAAGATCACGCAGCTCGGATCTTCAACGGCGGTTGTGAACTTGAGCGACGCTTTGATGTCATTGACGAATGATATAATTTGCAG GGTAGCGTTGGGGAAAAAGCACGGCGGAGGAAGAAATTTCAGTGAACTTTTAGCGGAGTTTGAGGAGTTGATAGGCGTGTCTCCTCTGTGGGAGTGCATACCATGGTTGAATTGGACTAGACGGTTTGATGGTTTGGATCGAAGAATCGATCGAGTTACTAAAGCGTTTGATGAGTTTTTGGAGATTGTGATTCAAGAACACAGAGatagagaggagagagaggacATCGATGATGGAGGGTTTGATTTTGTGGATATATTGCTTCAGTTTCAAAGAGACAGTCAAAGTAGTTCCCCCTTTGAAGATGATTCTATCAAAGCTCTTATCTTG AACATGTTTGTTGCTGGAACCGATACATCAGCAACAACTATAGAGTGGACAATGGTGGAGCTGATACGGAATCCAAGAACCATGAAAACTCTGCAAAACGAAGTAAGAAAGGTTGTCGAAAGCAAGGGGATAATAGAAGAGGACGACATAGAAAAAATGCCTTATCTAAAAGCAGTGATCAAGGAGAGTCTAAGGCTGCATTTGCCCGTCCCATTACTAATCCCTCGAGAATCAACTCACGACACAAAAGTACTAGGTTACGACGTTGCATCTGGCACGCGTGTACTGATCAATGCTTGGGCAATTGCTAGGGATCCGTGCCTTTGGGAAAAACCTGAAGAATTTTATCCGGAGAGGTTCCTTGATACGAGCATAGACTACAAAGGTCTGCATTTCGAGTTGATCCCGTTTGGATCTGGCCGGAGGGGCTGCCCCGGGATTACATTCGCAGTGGCCATTGCTGAGCTTGCTATTGCCAAGTTGGTGCACAAGTTCGACCTTAGATTGCCCGATGGATTGAATGAAAATGGGATGGATATGAATGAAACTAGTGGGTTAACAATCCGCAAAAAAAATCCTTTGCTTGTAATCGCCACTCCAGTGTGCTAG
- the LOC125189627 gene encoding uncharacterized protein LOC125189627 produces the protein MAERRCGGGRGGARGGGRGGGRGEIPQHEGAAREHDLRDVENDELRQQVRDLQRCLGQLETTTTETNSDSDLSHPDDDDGENPFGCAREHGGNGYYGVDPSRDIGMRIEIPEFEGKALPDEFIDWLNTVERVFNIKNISDSNKVKLVAIKLKKNASIWWEHVKKQRARERKSKIQSWEKMKKLLRGKFLPAHYRQDAFIEYHVCKQGALSVEEFTNEFDRLLMRYDDEEEEGQTTARYFEALRTEIAEVVQLQQYFSYEDVCRLALKVEKQLKGKKVSSRWSSGRESTDFRGG, from the coding sequence ATGGCTGAACGTAGATGTGGCGGTGGACGTGGCGGTGCTCGTGGTGGCGGTCGTGGTGGAGGACGTGGGGAGATTCCTCAACACGAAGGGGCTGCACGGGAACACGATCTGCGTGACGTTGAGAACGACGAACTGAGACAACAGGTGCGAGATCTCCAGCGATGTCTGGGGCAACTGGAGACCACCACCACCGAGACAAACTCGGATTCGGACCTTTCCCATCCCGACGATGATGACGGCGAGAACCCTTTTGGCTGTGCAAGGGAGCATGGTGGGAACGGGTACTATGGGGTTGACCCATCGCGTGATATCGGCATGAGGATTGAGATTCCAGAGTTTGAGGGTAAGGCTCTTCCTGATGAGTTCATTGATTGGTTAAATACTGTAGAGCGTGTTTTCAATATCAAGAACATCAGTGATAGCAATAAGGTGAAATTGGTTGCcattaaattgaagaaaaatgcTTCAATCTGGTGGGAACATGTTAAGAAACAACGAGCACGGGAAAGGAAGTCCAAAATTCAGTCTTGggaaaagatgaagaagttacTTAGGGGGAAATTTCTTCCTGCACACTATCGACAAGATGCATTCATTGAATACCATGTCTGTAAGCAGGGTGCTTTGTCTGTGGAGGAGTTTACCAATGAATTTGATCGTCTACTGATGCGTTatgatgatgaggaagaggaggGACAGACGACCGCTCGCTACTTTGAGGCGCTTCGTACTGAGATCGCTGAGGTGGTCCAATTGCAACAATATTTCAGTTATGAGGATGTATGCAGGCTTGCTCTTAAGGTTGAGAAGCAGTTGAAAGGAAAGAAAGTCTCGAGTCGTTGGTCGTCGGGCAGGGAGTCGACGGATTTTCGTGGCGGTTAA